One Xiphophorus maculatus strain JP 163 A chromosome 10, X_maculatus-5.0-male, whole genome shotgun sequence genomic region harbors:
- the LOC102229534 gene encoding disintegrin and metalloproteinase domain-containing protein 11-like isoform X4 — MIPVRCLLFAAVCARYAETAGVGEWVRLPSAEEVVQPKRLLQQIHSEEELLHGHLDTRVRNLPDGIQQPIHLAQSSFLVEAFGTSFTLDLELNHNLLSTDYVERHFDNGELSQNTGGEHCYYHGRVRGLPGSWAAISTCQGLQGMFSDSNFSYGIEPIGNGEKDHIVYRMPDIDLFSLSCPGCFMNSTEPEGRTDGLSEGDGEIKDGDNKSEEEKTVFTRGQRRSKRQVRRGQRTVQTETKYIELMIVNDYELFVQLRRSTSQTKIFAKSVVNMADLIYKEQLNTRIVLVAMETWSSENRIAVGDDALLTLRDFMKFRKESIKQRCDAVHLFSGRTFMSSRSEAAYIGGICSLTRGGGINEFGSVGPMAITLCQSLGQNIGMLRNKERTAAAGCRCPDPWLGCIMEDTGYYLPRKFSRCSIEEYLRFLQQGGGSCLFNKPTKLLDPSECGNGYVELGEECDCGSLVECSQSGANCCKKCTLTHNAMCSNGLCCRDCKYELRGATCRDAVNDCDIPETCSGDSSQCPHNVHKLDGYTCEAGQGRCYGGRCKTRDGQCRTLWGYNSADRFCYEKLNSEGTEKGNCGPNPGGQGWVQCNKQDVLCGLLLCTNLTERPRFGELQGRLTSLTIHHQNRYMDCRGGHAVLDDGLDLGYVDDGTPCGPNMMCLERRCLPVPTFNLSSCPGSSTSLICSHHGTCSNEVKCICDPDYTGKDCSLFDPIPTPTPLEGPEKYKGPSGTNIIIGSVAGAILLAAIILGGTGWGFKNIRKGRYDSGF; from the exons ATGATCCCTGTGAGATGCCTGCTGTTCGCCGCAGTCTGTGCGAGGTACGCCGAGACAG CAGGTGTGGGGGAATGGGTGAGGTTGCCCTCTGCAGAGGAGGTCGTCCAACCCAAGCGGCTCTTGCAGCAGATCcactcagaggaggagctgctgcacgGTCACCTGGACACCCGGGTCAGAAACCTGCCAGATGGCATTCAGCAG CCCATTCATTTGGCCCAGAGCAGCTTCCTGGTGGAGGCCTTTGGCACATCCTTCACCCTTGACCTGGAACTGAACCA CAACCTCCTTTCTACAGACTACGTGGAGCGTCACTTTGACAATGGGGAGCTATCACAAAATACG gGCGGGGAGCATTGCTACTACCATGGGCGAGTGCGGGGGCTGCCTGGCTCCTGGGCTGCGATATCCACCTGCCAAGGCCTTCA GGGGATGTTTTCTGACTCCAACTTCTCTTATGGGATTGAACCCATCGGTAACGGAGAG AAAGACCACATCGTGTATCGAATGCCCGACATCGACCTCTTCTCACTTTCCTGTCCAG GATGCTTCATGAACAGCACAGAGCCTGAGGGGCGAACAGATGGTCTCTCTGAAGGAGACGGCGAGATAAAGGATGGAGACAACAAGTCTGAAGAAGAGAAAACTGTTTTCACCAGAGGCCAGAGGCGCTCCAAAAGACAA GTGAGGCGAGGCCAGCGCACCGTTCAGACCGAGACCAAGTACATCGAGCTGATGATCGTTAATGATTATGAGCTG ttTGTGCAGCTCCGCAGGTCGACGTCTCAAACGAAGATTTTCGCCAAATCCGTAGTGAACATGGCCGACTTG ATCTACAAGGAGCAGCTCAACACCCGCATCGTCCTGGTAGCCATGGAAACCTGGTCGTCTGAGAACAGGATCGCCGTCGGCGACGACGCCTTGCTCACCCTGAGAGACTTCATGAAGTTCAGGAAGGAGAGCATCAAGCAGCGCTGCGACGCCGTGCACCTCTTCTC agggAGGACGTTCATGAGCAGCCGCAGCGAAGCCGCTTACATCGGGGGGATCTGCTCCCTGACGAGGGGCGGCGGCATCAACGAG TTTGGCAGCGTGGGTCCGATGGCCATCACTCTGTGTCAGAGTCTGGGGCAGAACATTGGCATGCTTAGGAACAAAGAGCGAACAGCTGCAG CAGGCTGCAGATGTCCAGATCCATGGCTGGGCTGCATCATGGAGGACACCGG CTACTACCTGCCCAGGAAGTTTTCCCGCTGCAGTATAGAGGAGTACCTGCGCTTCCTGCAGCAGGGAGGAGGAAGCTGCCTGTTTAACAAACCCACTAAG TTGTTAGATCCCTCAGAGTGTGGGAATGGATATGTGGAGCTGGGAGAGGAATGTGACTGTGGATCACTGGTG GAGTGTAGTCAAAGTGGAGCCAATTGCTGTAAGAAGTGCACTCTGACCCACAATGCCATGTGCAGCAACGGGTTGTGCTGCAGGGACTGCAAG TACGAGCTCAGAGGAGCGACCTGCCGCGATGCCGTGAATGACTGTGACATTCCCGAAACCTGCTCAGGCGACTCCAGCCAG TGTCCTCACAACGTCCACAAACTGGACGGATACACGTGCGAAGCTGGCCAG GGTCGGTGTTATGGTGGCCGCTGTAAGACCAGAGATGGCCAGTGCAGAACTCTGTGGGGTTACA ACTCGGCTGACAGGTTTTGTTATGAAAAGCTGAATTCGGAGGGAACAGAGAAGGGGAACTGTGGGCCGAACCCTGGCGGGCAGGGATGGGTCCAGTGCAACAAGCA AGACGTTCTGTGTGGGCTGCTGCTTTGCACCAACCTGACAGAAAGGCCCAGATTTGGGGAACTGCAGGGAAGACTCACCAGTTTGACGATCCATCACCAGAACCGATACATGGACTGCAG AGGGGGTCACGCGGTGCTGGACGACGGTCTGGATCTGGGCTACGTGGATGATGGGACGCCATGTGGGCCAAACATGATGTGTCTGGAGCGCCGCTGCCTCCCTGTGCCGACCTTTAACCTCAGCTCCTGCCCCGGCTCCTCAACCTCACTCATTTGCTCCCACCATGGG ACGTGCAGTAACGAGGTGAAGTGCATCTGTGATCCCGATTACACCGGGAAGGACTGCAGCTTGTTCGACCCAATCCCGACGCCGACCCCACTGGAGGGACCAGAGAAGTACAAAG GTCCCAGTGGCACCAATATCATAATCGGTTCGGTCGCTGGTGCGATTCTGCTCGCTGCAATAATCCTGGGGGGAACAGGCTGGGGATTTAA GAACATCCGGAAAGGACGGTACGACTCAGGGTTTTAA
- the LOC102229534 gene encoding disintegrin and metalloproteinase domain-containing protein 11-like isoform X2, with protein sequence MIPVRCLLFAAVCARYAETAGVGEWVRLPSAEEVVQPKRLLQQIHSEEELLHGHLDTRVRNLPDGIQQPIHLAQSSFLVEAFGTSFTLDLELNHNLLSTDYVERHFDNGELSQNTGGEHCYYHGRVRGLPGSWAAISTCQGLQGMFSDSNFSYGIEPIGNGEQKDHIVYRMPDIDLFSLSCPGCFMNSTEPEGRTDGLSEGDGEIKDGDNKSEEEKTVFTRGQRRSKRQVRRGQRTVQTETKYIELMIVNDYELFVQLRRSTSQTKIFAKSVVNMADLIYKEQLNTRIVLVAMETWSSENRIAVGDDALLTLRDFMKFRKESIKQRCDAVHLFSGRTFMSSRSEAAYIGGICSLTRGGGINEFGSVGPMAITLCQSLGQNIGMLRNKERTAAAGCRCPDPWLGCIMEDTGYYLPRKFSRCSIEEYLRFLQQGGGSCLFNKPTKLLDPSECGNGYVELGEECDCGSLVECSQSGANCCKKCTLTHNAMCSNGLCCRDCKYELRGATCRDAVNDCDIPETCSGDSSQCPHNVHKLDGYTCEAGQGRCYGGRCKTRDGQCRTLWGYNSADRFCYEKLNSEGTEKGNCGPNPGGQGWVQCNKQDVLCGLLLCTNLTERPRFGELQGRLTSLTIHHQNRYMDCRGGHAVLDDGLDLGYVDDGTPCGPNMMCLERRCLPVPTFNLSSCPGSSTSLICSHHGTCSNEVKCICDPDYTGKDCSLFDPIPTPTPLEGPEKYKGPSGTNIIIGSVAGAILLAAIILGGTGWGFKNIRKGRSSGV encoded by the exons ATGATCCCTGTGAGATGCCTGCTGTTCGCCGCAGTCTGTGCGAGGTACGCCGAGACAG CAGGTGTGGGGGAATGGGTGAGGTTGCCCTCTGCAGAGGAGGTCGTCCAACCCAAGCGGCTCTTGCAGCAGATCcactcagaggaggagctgctgcacgGTCACCTGGACACCCGGGTCAGAAACCTGCCAGATGGCATTCAGCAG CCCATTCATTTGGCCCAGAGCAGCTTCCTGGTGGAGGCCTTTGGCACATCCTTCACCCTTGACCTGGAACTGAACCA CAACCTCCTTTCTACAGACTACGTGGAGCGTCACTTTGACAATGGGGAGCTATCACAAAATACG gGCGGGGAGCATTGCTACTACCATGGGCGAGTGCGGGGGCTGCCTGGCTCCTGGGCTGCGATATCCACCTGCCAAGGCCTTCA GGGGATGTTTTCTGACTCCAACTTCTCTTATGGGATTGAACCCATCGGTAACGGAGAG CAGAAAGACCACATCGTGTATCGAATGCCCGACATCGACCTCTTCTCACTTTCCTGTCCAG GATGCTTCATGAACAGCACAGAGCCTGAGGGGCGAACAGATGGTCTCTCTGAAGGAGACGGCGAGATAAAGGATGGAGACAACAAGTCTGAAGAAGAGAAAACTGTTTTCACCAGAGGCCAGAGGCGCTCCAAAAGACAA GTGAGGCGAGGCCAGCGCACCGTTCAGACCGAGACCAAGTACATCGAGCTGATGATCGTTAATGATTATGAGCTG ttTGTGCAGCTCCGCAGGTCGACGTCTCAAACGAAGATTTTCGCCAAATCCGTAGTGAACATGGCCGACTTG ATCTACAAGGAGCAGCTCAACACCCGCATCGTCCTGGTAGCCATGGAAACCTGGTCGTCTGAGAACAGGATCGCCGTCGGCGACGACGCCTTGCTCACCCTGAGAGACTTCATGAAGTTCAGGAAGGAGAGCATCAAGCAGCGCTGCGACGCCGTGCACCTCTTCTC agggAGGACGTTCATGAGCAGCCGCAGCGAAGCCGCTTACATCGGGGGGATCTGCTCCCTGACGAGGGGCGGCGGCATCAACGAG TTTGGCAGCGTGGGTCCGATGGCCATCACTCTGTGTCAGAGTCTGGGGCAGAACATTGGCATGCTTAGGAACAAAGAGCGAACAGCTGCAG CAGGCTGCAGATGTCCAGATCCATGGCTGGGCTGCATCATGGAGGACACCGG CTACTACCTGCCCAGGAAGTTTTCCCGCTGCAGTATAGAGGAGTACCTGCGCTTCCTGCAGCAGGGAGGAGGAAGCTGCCTGTTTAACAAACCCACTAAG TTGTTAGATCCCTCAGAGTGTGGGAATGGATATGTGGAGCTGGGAGAGGAATGTGACTGTGGATCACTGGTG GAGTGTAGTCAAAGTGGAGCCAATTGCTGTAAGAAGTGCACTCTGACCCACAATGCCATGTGCAGCAACGGGTTGTGCTGCAGGGACTGCAAG TACGAGCTCAGAGGAGCGACCTGCCGCGATGCCGTGAATGACTGTGACATTCCCGAAACCTGCTCAGGCGACTCCAGCCAG TGTCCTCACAACGTCCACAAACTGGACGGATACACGTGCGAAGCTGGCCAG GGTCGGTGTTATGGTGGCCGCTGTAAGACCAGAGATGGCCAGTGCAGAACTCTGTGGGGTTACA ACTCGGCTGACAGGTTTTGTTATGAAAAGCTGAATTCGGAGGGAACAGAGAAGGGGAACTGTGGGCCGAACCCTGGCGGGCAGGGATGGGTCCAGTGCAACAAGCA AGACGTTCTGTGTGGGCTGCTGCTTTGCACCAACCTGACAGAAAGGCCCAGATTTGGGGAACTGCAGGGAAGACTCACCAGTTTGACGATCCATCACCAGAACCGATACATGGACTGCAG AGGGGGTCACGCGGTGCTGGACGACGGTCTGGATCTGGGCTACGTGGATGATGGGACGCCATGTGGGCCAAACATGATGTGTCTGGAGCGCCGCTGCCTCCCTGTGCCGACCTTTAACCTCAGCTCCTGCCCCGGCTCCTCAACCTCACTCATTTGCTCCCACCATGGG ACGTGCAGTAACGAGGTGAAGTGCATCTGTGATCCCGATTACACCGGGAAGGACTGCAGCTTGTTCGACCCAATCCCGACGCCGACCCCACTGGAGGGACCAGAGAAGTACAAAG GTCCCAGTGGCACCAATATCATAATCGGTTCGGTCGCTGGTGCGATTCTGCTCGCTGCAATAATCCTGGGGGGAACAGGCTGGGGATTTAA GAACATCCGGAAAGGACG ATCTTCAGGAGTTTAA
- the LOC102229534 gene encoding disintegrin and metalloproteinase domain-containing protein 11-like isoform X3: MIPVRCLLFAAVCARYAETGVGEWVRLPSAEEVVQPKRLLQQIHSEEELLHGHLDTRVRNLPDGIQQPIHLAQSSFLVEAFGTSFTLDLELNHNLLSTDYVERHFDNGELSQNTGGEHCYYHGRVRGLPGSWAAISTCQGLQGMFSDSNFSYGIEPIGNGEQKDHIVYRMPDIDLFSLSCPGCFMNSTEPEGRTDGLSEGDGEIKDGDNKSEEEKTVFTRGQRRSKRQVRRGQRTVQTETKYIELMIVNDYELFVQLRRSTSQTKIFAKSVVNMADLIYKEQLNTRIVLVAMETWSSENRIAVGDDALLTLRDFMKFRKESIKQRCDAVHLFSGRTFMSSRSEAAYIGGICSLTRGGGINEFGSVGPMAITLCQSLGQNIGMLRNKERTAAAGCRCPDPWLGCIMEDTGYYLPRKFSRCSIEEYLRFLQQGGGSCLFNKPTKLLDPSECGNGYVELGEECDCGSLVECSQSGANCCKKCTLTHNAMCSNGLCCRDCKYELRGATCRDAVNDCDIPETCSGDSSQCPHNVHKLDGYTCEAGQGRCYGGRCKTRDGQCRTLWGYNSADRFCYEKLNSEGTEKGNCGPNPGGQGWVQCNKQDVLCGLLLCTNLTERPRFGELQGRLTSLTIHHQNRYMDCRGGHAVLDDGLDLGYVDDGTPCGPNMMCLERRCLPVPTFNLSSCPGSSTSLICSHHGTCSNEVKCICDPDYTGKDCSLFDPIPTPTPLEGPEKYKGPSGTNIIIGSVAGAILLAAIILGGTGWGFKNIRKGRYDSGF, encoded by the exons ATGATCCCTGTGAGATGCCTGCTGTTCGCCGCAGTCTGTGCGAGGTACGCCGAGACAG GTGTGGGGGAATGGGTGAGGTTGCCCTCTGCAGAGGAGGTCGTCCAACCCAAGCGGCTCTTGCAGCAGATCcactcagaggaggagctgctgcacgGTCACCTGGACACCCGGGTCAGAAACCTGCCAGATGGCATTCAGCAG CCCATTCATTTGGCCCAGAGCAGCTTCCTGGTGGAGGCCTTTGGCACATCCTTCACCCTTGACCTGGAACTGAACCA CAACCTCCTTTCTACAGACTACGTGGAGCGTCACTTTGACAATGGGGAGCTATCACAAAATACG gGCGGGGAGCATTGCTACTACCATGGGCGAGTGCGGGGGCTGCCTGGCTCCTGGGCTGCGATATCCACCTGCCAAGGCCTTCA GGGGATGTTTTCTGACTCCAACTTCTCTTATGGGATTGAACCCATCGGTAACGGAGAG CAGAAAGACCACATCGTGTATCGAATGCCCGACATCGACCTCTTCTCACTTTCCTGTCCAG GATGCTTCATGAACAGCACAGAGCCTGAGGGGCGAACAGATGGTCTCTCTGAAGGAGACGGCGAGATAAAGGATGGAGACAACAAGTCTGAAGAAGAGAAAACTGTTTTCACCAGAGGCCAGAGGCGCTCCAAAAGACAA GTGAGGCGAGGCCAGCGCACCGTTCAGACCGAGACCAAGTACATCGAGCTGATGATCGTTAATGATTATGAGCTG ttTGTGCAGCTCCGCAGGTCGACGTCTCAAACGAAGATTTTCGCCAAATCCGTAGTGAACATGGCCGACTTG ATCTACAAGGAGCAGCTCAACACCCGCATCGTCCTGGTAGCCATGGAAACCTGGTCGTCTGAGAACAGGATCGCCGTCGGCGACGACGCCTTGCTCACCCTGAGAGACTTCATGAAGTTCAGGAAGGAGAGCATCAAGCAGCGCTGCGACGCCGTGCACCTCTTCTC agggAGGACGTTCATGAGCAGCCGCAGCGAAGCCGCTTACATCGGGGGGATCTGCTCCCTGACGAGGGGCGGCGGCATCAACGAG TTTGGCAGCGTGGGTCCGATGGCCATCACTCTGTGTCAGAGTCTGGGGCAGAACATTGGCATGCTTAGGAACAAAGAGCGAACAGCTGCAG CAGGCTGCAGATGTCCAGATCCATGGCTGGGCTGCATCATGGAGGACACCGG CTACTACCTGCCCAGGAAGTTTTCCCGCTGCAGTATAGAGGAGTACCTGCGCTTCCTGCAGCAGGGAGGAGGAAGCTGCCTGTTTAACAAACCCACTAAG TTGTTAGATCCCTCAGAGTGTGGGAATGGATATGTGGAGCTGGGAGAGGAATGTGACTGTGGATCACTGGTG GAGTGTAGTCAAAGTGGAGCCAATTGCTGTAAGAAGTGCACTCTGACCCACAATGCCATGTGCAGCAACGGGTTGTGCTGCAGGGACTGCAAG TACGAGCTCAGAGGAGCGACCTGCCGCGATGCCGTGAATGACTGTGACATTCCCGAAACCTGCTCAGGCGACTCCAGCCAG TGTCCTCACAACGTCCACAAACTGGACGGATACACGTGCGAAGCTGGCCAG GGTCGGTGTTATGGTGGCCGCTGTAAGACCAGAGATGGCCAGTGCAGAACTCTGTGGGGTTACA ACTCGGCTGACAGGTTTTGTTATGAAAAGCTGAATTCGGAGGGAACAGAGAAGGGGAACTGTGGGCCGAACCCTGGCGGGCAGGGATGGGTCCAGTGCAACAAGCA AGACGTTCTGTGTGGGCTGCTGCTTTGCACCAACCTGACAGAAAGGCCCAGATTTGGGGAACTGCAGGGAAGACTCACCAGTTTGACGATCCATCACCAGAACCGATACATGGACTGCAG AGGGGGTCACGCGGTGCTGGACGACGGTCTGGATCTGGGCTACGTGGATGATGGGACGCCATGTGGGCCAAACATGATGTGTCTGGAGCGCCGCTGCCTCCCTGTGCCGACCTTTAACCTCAGCTCCTGCCCCGGCTCCTCAACCTCACTCATTTGCTCCCACCATGGG ACGTGCAGTAACGAGGTGAAGTGCATCTGTGATCCCGATTACACCGGGAAGGACTGCAGCTTGTTCGACCCAATCCCGACGCCGACCCCACTGGAGGGACCAGAGAAGTACAAAG GTCCCAGTGGCACCAATATCATAATCGGTTCGGTCGCTGGTGCGATTCTGCTCGCTGCAATAATCCTGGGGGGAACAGGCTGGGGATTTAA GAACATCCGGAAAGGACGGTACGACTCAGGGTTTTAA
- the LOC102229534 gene encoding disintegrin and metalloproteinase domain-containing protein 11-like isoform X6, translating to MIPVRCLLFAAVCARYAETAGVGEWVRLPSAEEVVQPKRLLQQIHSEEELLHGHLDTRVRNLPDGIQQPIHLAQSSFLVEAFGTSFTLDLELNHNLLSTDYVERHFDNGELSQNTGGEHCYYHGRVRGLPGSWAAISTCQGLQGMFSDSNFSYGIEPIGNGEQKDHIVYRMPDIDLFSLSCPGCFMNSTEPEGRTDGLSEGDGEIKDGDNKSEEEKTVFTRGQRRSKRQVRRGQRTVQTETKYIELMIVNDYELFVQLRRSTSQTKIFAKSVVNMADLIYKEQLNTRIVLVAMETWSSENRIAVGDDALLTLRDFMKFRKESIKQRCDAVHLFSGRTFMSSRSEAAYIGGICSLTRGGGINEFGSVGPMAITLCQSLGQNIGMLRNKERTAAAGCRCPDPWLGCIMEDTGYYLPRKFSRCSIEEYLRFLQQGGGSCLFNKPTKLLDPSECGNGYVELGEECDCGSLVECSQSGANCCKKCTLTHNAMCSNGLCCRDCKYELRGATCRDAVNDCDIPETCSGDSSQCPHNVHKLDGYTCEAGQGRCYGGRCKTRDGQCRTLWGYNSADRFCYEKLNSEGTEKGNCGPNPGGQGWVQCNKQDVLCGLLLCTNLTERPRFGELQGRLTSLTIHHQNRYMDCRGGHAVLDDGLDLGYVDDGTPCGPNMMCLERRCLPVPTFNLSSCPGSSTSLICSHHGTCSNEVKCICDPDYTGKDCSLFDPIPTPTPLEGPEKYKGPSGTNIIIGSVAGAILLAAIILGGTGWGFKNIRKGRYDSGF from the exons ATGATCCCTGTGAGATGCCTGCTGTTCGCCGCAGTCTGTGCGAGGTACGCCGAGACAG CAGGTGTGGGGGAATGGGTGAGGTTGCCCTCTGCAGAGGAGGTCGTCCAACCCAAGCGGCTCTTGCAGCAGATCcactcagaggaggagctgctgcacgGTCACCTGGACACCCGGGTCAGAAACCTGCCAGATGGCATTCAGCAG CCCATTCATTTGGCCCAGAGCAGCTTCCTGGTGGAGGCCTTTGGCACATCCTTCACCCTTGACCTGGAACTGAACCA CAACCTCCTTTCTACAGACTACGTGGAGCGTCACTTTGACAATGGGGAGCTATCACAAAATACG gGCGGGGAGCATTGCTACTACCATGGGCGAGTGCGGGGGCTGCCTGGCTCCTGGGCTGCGATATCCACCTGCCAAGGCCTTCA GGGGATGTTTTCTGACTCCAACTTCTCTTATGGGATTGAACCCATCGGTAACGGAGAG CAGAAAGACCACATCGTGTATCGAATGCCCGACATCGACCTCTTCTCACTTTCCTGTCCAG GATGCTTCATGAACAGCACAGAGCCTGAGGGGCGAACAGATGGTCTCTCTGAAGGAGACGGCGAGATAAAGGATGGAGACAACAAGTCTGAAGAAGAGAAAACTGTTTTCACCAGAGGCCAGAGGCGCTCCAAAAGACAA GTGAGGCGAGGCCAGCGCACCGTTCAGACCGAGACCAAGTACATCGAGCTGATGATCGTTAATGATTATGAGCTG ttTGTGCAGCTCCGCAGGTCGACGTCTCAAACGAAGATTTTCGCCAAATCCGTAGTGAACATGGCCGACTTG ATCTACAAGGAGCAGCTCAACACCCGCATCGTCCTGGTAGCCATGGAAACCTGGTCGTCTGAGAACAGGATCGCCGTCGGCGACGACGCCTTGCTCACCCTGAGAGACTTCATGAAGTTCAGGAAGGAGAGCATCAAGCAGCGCTGCGACGCCGTGCACCTCTTCTC agggAGGACGTTCATGAGCAGCCGCAGCGAAGCCGCTTACATCGGGGGGATCTGCTCCCTGACGAGGGGCGGCGGCATCAACGAG TTTGGCAGCGTGGGTCCGATGGCCATCACTCTGTGTCAGAGTCTGGGGCAGAACATTGGCATGCTTAGGAACAAAGAGCGAACAGCTGCAG CAGGCTGCAGATGTCCAGATCCATGGCTGGGCTGCATCATGGAGGACACCGG CTACTACCTGCCCAGGAAGTTTTCCCGCTGCAGTATAGAGGAGTACCTGCGCTTCCTGCAGCAGGGAGGAGGAAGCTGCCTGTTTAACAAACCCACTAAG TTGTTAGATCCCTCAGAGTGTGGGAATGGATATGTGGAGCTGGGAGAGGAATGTGACTGTGGATCACTGGTG GAGTGTAGTCAAAGTGGAGCCAATTGCTGTAAGAAGTGCACTCTGACCCACAATGCCATGTGCAGCAACGGGTTGTGCTGCAGGGACTGCAAG TACGAGCTCAGAGGAGCGACCTGCCGCGATGCCGTGAATGACTGTGACATTCCCGAAACCTGCTCAGGCGACTCCAGCCAG TGTCCTCACAACGTCCACAAACTGGACGGATACACGTGCGAAGCTGGCCAG GGTCGGTGTTATGGTGGCCGCTGTAAGACCAGAGATGGCCAGTGCAGAACTCTGTGGGGTTACA ACTCGGCTGACAGGTTTTGTTATGAAAAGCTGAATTCGGAGGGAACAGAGAAGGGGAACTGTGGGCCGAACCCTGGCGGGCAGGGATGGGTCCAGTGCAACAAGCA AGACGTTCTGTGTGGGCTGCTGCTTTGCACCAACCTGACAGAAAGGCCCAGATTTGGGGAACTGCAGGGAAGACTCACCAGTTTGACGATCCATCACCAGAACCGATACATGGACTGCAG AGGGGGTCACGCGGTGCTGGACGACGGTCTGGATCTGGGCTACGTGGATGATGGGACGCCATGTGGGCCAAACATGATGTGTCTGGAGCGCCGCTGCCTCCCTGTGCCGACCTTTAACCTCAGCTCCTGCCCCGGCTCCTCAACCTCACTCATTTGCTCCCACCATGGG ACGTGCAGTAACGAGGTGAAGTGCATCTGTGATCCCGATTACACCGGGAAGGACTGCAGCTTGTTCGACCCAATCCCGACGCCGACCCCACTGGAGGGACCAGAGAAGTACAAAG GTCCCAGTGGCACCAATATCATAATCGGTTCGGTCGCTGGTGCGATTCTGCTCGCTGCAATAATCCTGGGGGGAACAGGCTGGGGATTTAA GAACATCCGGAAAGGACGGTACGACTCAGGGTTTTAA